The sequence TCTGAAGTACGGGATTCCGCCAGACTGCAAGTACTTTTTGAGCGTCTGCACGCTCGAGCCCCGCAAGAACCTAAGGCACTTGGTTTCCGTTTTCAATGAAGCTCGATCGAACTTCGACAGTGATACTCGACTGATACTCGCGGGGGCAAAGGGCTGGGAGATAGACGAACTCCTTGAGAGCCTGACCGATACCGAGCGAAACCAGATCGTCGTAACCGGATATGTTGACGACGCCGATTTGTCGCCACTGTATAGCAATGCGATTGCATTCATTTACCCGTCGCTCTACGAAGGTTTCGGGCTCCCACCATTAGAAGCGATGCAGTGCGGAACCCCCGTGATTGCTGCGGACAACTCGTCGCTTCCCGAAGTCATCGGCGATGCAGGGATTCTCGTCCCGGCCAACGATGCTGACGAACTAGCCGACGCCATGACCCGTGTTTTTCAAGACGCGTCTCTGAGAGCAAAGATGAGCTCAGCCGGCATCCAACGAGCCTCGCAATTTAGCTGGCAACGATGTGGTAACCTGACGGTCCAGGCATACCAAGACGCTTTGCGACAACGGTAGACGATAGAGTGAAAGAAACACGATGAAAGTGTGGGTTGATGGAAGCGCATTCGAAAACACTCACCAATGGGGTATTTGGCGTGTGTTCTACGAAATCATGTCGCGCACCTGCGACGAGGTGGACTACACACTTCACTTACGATCCGATCCCAAGCAGCCACTGCCCCCTGGCGTGCGTGTCTTCCGAGACGAAGGTCGTATCGAATGCGGTCGCTGGAACCTTCCTCAACGCTTGCGTCGCCGGATGTCCAACCGTCGGGAACCCGCGGCTCTCAACAGTGCCGATCTTTTTCACTCCACCGGATTCACTTGGTCGTCCAATCCAGCTGTGAAATCGATCATTACAGTACACGACATGGTGGCCGAATCCCATTTCCCAATTTGCATTCGCGAACTGCAAGAAAGCATTGCAATCAAACGGGAATCAATGCAGCACGCCACGATGCTGCCCTGTGTCTCACATAGCACTGCCGAAGAACTAGCGGCTTTCTACCCGTCGTTAGCAGACAAGTCGCGTGTCATCCACCATGGTGCCGAACATCTGACAGACAGCTCCGCAATATCGACCGGGGCGACAGACAGCAACGCGACTAGAAGCAAAACGGGAAACGCACTCTTCGTCGGAAATCGAATAGGCCACAAGAATTTCTTTAACTTACTGGACGCCTTACGAGCTCCTGCTTGGCCAAGTGGTGTTGAGCTGACGGTGGTTGGCTCGCCCTTCTCCGAAGCCGAAAAAGCATTGATCCGCAGACATCGGCTCACTTCTCGAATCAACCATGTTGGCTACCTATCCCATCAACAACTACGCGATGCCTATCGCGAGGCGGCTTGCCTAGTATTTCCCAGCTTCCAAGAGGGATTTGGACTGCCCTGCCTGGAAGCACAATCCTTGGATTGCCCGCTCGTGTGCAGCGACATCCCGGTTTTCCATGAAGTTGCCGGTGACGCTGCGTTGTTCTTTGATCCTCGACTCGGTGAGCATATTGCGGACCAGGTGGCGCAGGCGGTTGACACCGAAACCCGTCGAAAACTGACGTCCCTGGGGGCAAACAACCTCCGTCGATTTAGCTGGGACG is a genomic window of Neorhodopirellula lusitana containing:
- a CDS encoding glycosyltransferase family 4 protein is translated as MSRTCDEVDYTLHLRSDPKQPLPPGVRVFRDEGRIECGRWNLPQRLRRRMSNRREPAALNSADLFHSTGFTWSSNPAVKSIITVHDMVAESHFPICIRELQESIAIKRESMQHATMLPCVSHSTAEELAAFYPSLADKSRVIHHGAEHLTDSSAISTGATDSNATRSKTGNALFVGNRIGHKNFFNLLDALRAPAWPSGVELTVVGSPFSEAEKALIRRHRLTSRINHVGYLSHQQLRDAYREAACLVFPSFQEGFGLPCLEAQSLDCPLVCSDIPVFHEVAGDAALFFDPRLGEHIADQVAQAVDTETRRKLTSLGANNLRRFSWDESGRQMIQLYEEAFQGQSE